Sequence from the Halobaculum rubrum genome:
CCTCACTGCCGGTAGCGCACTCGAGGCGACCGACCTCGACACGCTCACAGCGCACCTCGGCACTGCCGAGCCGGGAATGGCGGACGCGATCGCGTGGCTCCGGAGTCGATGTGCTCGTCTCGCCGACTGCACACCCACGACTGCCGCCGACCGACTGGAGGAACTCCTGATCGACCTCGGCGTTCTCGATGCCGACGCGGGCACCGACTGGACGCTGGTGACCGATCACGAGACTGGCTGGATCGCCGCCCGCGAGCGCGCCGCGGTCCGCGGAGTACGCGACATCGTCGACTCCTTCGAAGGCATCCGGTTCCCGGCGGACGTCCCGTTCGGTGAGCGGCTCCAAACGGCAGTCGACGCGGAGACGGTCGACGTCGACGCCGGCACGACCGATGACGTCCGCGTGTGTACACCGAGTGCGGCCGCACACCTCCGCTTGGAGACGGTGTTCGTCCTCGGCCTGACTGACGACCGCACGCCGAGCAACCCGACGCGCCTCGCGTTCGCCCGCAGCGTCAACGACGCACACCCGGACTTCGCCGAGAGTGACGCCGTTCAGCAGACCCGCCACGCGATCGGTAGCCAACTCGCGAACGCTGACACAGTCGTCCTCTCGCGACCGCTGTACACTACAGACGGCGACGAGACCGTTCCAGCGGACATCCTGACTGAACTGGAACGAGTCACCGCTGAGGAGGCTATCCCGACCGAACAGGTCCGCGACAGCGATGTCGCTCCCCGTTCGCGCGAGGATATCCAGCGTCGCCTCGCGAGTGTACTCGATGACCACTCAATCGCTCACGACGGCGTGGTAACGGCCGCAGAGACGGAAGCCGTTGCTGCCGTCGCCGAGGCGGACGCGTTCGCGAACGCAGCGGCCGACCCGACCGAGCGGTTGCGCGCCGGCGTCGCGTGTGCAGCGGGTCGTCGAAGTCCACGGACAACAAGGTACGACGGGCACCTCTCCCCGGAGACGGTCGCACAGTTCGCCGCGGCGTCGACGCCGCTCAGTCCGTCTCGTGTGGACCGATACGTGACGTGCGGATTCAAGTTCTACGCGCGGACCGTCCTGGGATTCGAGGAGCCCGACTCGGAACCGTTGGAACTCGACGCGCTCGACAGCGGGCGGCTCGTCCACAACGTGTTCGCGCGCTTCATCGGGTCGCTGCAGTCCAACCTCGGCGAACCGGTGACGGTGGAGACGAGCCAGAAGTATCACACCGCGATGTACGAGGCGGCGGTGACCGAGATCGAGCGGCCGTACGTCCAAGCGCACGACACGGCGTTCCACGACGGGTGGCTGCAACGACTGTTCGCGGGGCTCGATCCGGCGCGGCCGAACGAATACGACGGCCCCGACGGCTACGAGGGTCTGTTAGTTCGGGCGCTTCGGAGTCTCGCCGAGGAGACGGATCGGTTCACCGCCCGCCCGGCGTACGTCGAGGCCGACGTTGGGGTCGAAGCCGACGGTCCCATCGATGGGCCGACTGCGGCGACAGGCCGCGACGACGACCCGGTGACGCTACTGGCTAGTGAAGCGGTCGACCTCGTTCCCGACGCACCGTTTCGCTTCCGCGGGAAGGTCGACCGCGTGGACATCGTGCCCGACGCGACGCCGACGCAGATCACGGCGATCGACTACAAGACGGGCTCACATCCGTCGGTGTCCGACGTTCGCAACGGCGTCAGCTTCCAGCTGCCGCTGTATCTCCGCCTGTTGGAGACCGCACTCGACGATGTCGAGACCGTGGGCGCGGCGTACTACGACCTCGATATTCCAACGGGTGCGGGTGTGTCGAAGTCGCCGTTTACGAGTCGCCTGTACACGAGCTATGGCGGCGGCACCCCGCTCCAACGGCAACGGACGACCGGCCTGTTCGACTATCACCGCGACCCTGACTCCGAACCGGCCGAGGGCCTCGATATGAGCGGCAGCGAGAGCGAAGCCGACCTCGATCCTGACGACCGATTCGATGACTTCCTCCACGGGACACTCGATGACCGACTCACGACGATCACGACGGCAATGACCGAGGGCGTGTACCATCCGACGCTGTTGGGCGCCGAAGCGGCCAAGTGCGACTACTGTGCGTACGCGGACGTCTGTGACGTGCGCCATCACCAGCGCGTCGACCGCGTCGACGACCACGGCCTCGAAACGGCCTACGTTCCGGATGCCGCCCGCCCGACGGGGGGAGCGCGATGATCGACGACGAACGCCTCGAACCGGAACAGCTCGCCGCGAAGAACGCACTCGACCGGAACGTCTCGTTGCGTGCCGGTGCAGGGACGGGAAAGACGACCACGCTCACCGCGCGATACGTCGCGATCGTCGAGCGCGAACTCGCGACCGTCCGCGAGCGACTCGCCGACGGCACCGACACCCGTGGCGAAGCCCTCGATCACGCCGCATCGATCCCGGAGCATATCCTGACGACGACGTTCACCGACCGCGCCGCCGCGGACCTCACCGGAACGGTCCGCGAGGAGATCGACGCGAAGCTCTCGGCGGCCGAAGACGAGTTGACGTTCGCGCTGTGGCGTGCCGTCGGTGACGCGCTCGATGACGCGTACGTCCAAACGCTCCACAGTCTCTGTCGACGCGTCCTGGAGGAGCGTGCCATCGGCGGGCTCGACACACCGCGAGTCGCGTCCGACCACCCGTTGGCGAAGTACGGCCTGACATACGCTGACCTCGACGTCGGCTTCGATGTCGTCGAAGGGGACGAGGCAGAGGAACTCGCCCGCGAGGCGGCCGCGGCGACGCTTCGTGAAGAAGAGACCGATGCGATCCGCACGCTCGCACGTCGCTACGACCGCGACACCGTCGAGGACGTCTGTTACGACCTACTGACCGCCTCTCCCCGCTCACAACCGTACGGCTGGTTGGAGTGGATGAACCGCATCGGGAGCGCGGAGGAGTACGTCGGAGAGATACTCTCGTTGCAAGCCGACCCCGAACGGCTCCGTGCGGTCTGGGCGGAGATCGCCGAACCGATCGGCGTTGTCGCCTCGCTCGCCGAGGAGGCTGCCGGCCGCCCGACGAACAACGTGGTCGGCCCGCTCCTCGAGGCGCTGGAATCGACGGGGATCGACTCGCGAGCTGCGTTCGACGCCGCACCACTCACCGATCAGCTCGCGACCTGTTACGCTGTGGCCGACGCGGTGCGGACCGGTGACGGCGACCGCTACAACGCCGACTGGCTGTTCCCGAGCGCCTACGAGATCGATGGGGCATCCGAATCGGACGAACACAGACTGTACGACGCTGTATGGGCGATCGCGACGGCAGTGCCCGACGGGTGGGCGACGACTGACCTCGACGTGGACGCCGAGCACGCCTCCTACGAGTACGTCGACGCGTTCGCGACGGTCGCGACGACGGCCTTCGAGCGCTACGCCGAGGCGAAACGTCGCGACAACGTCGTCGACTTCGGCGACCTGATCGCGCTGGCCAACCACTTCCTCGGTCAACTCGACGCCGATGCTCGCCGCGAGTTCGGCTTCTTCCCCGACGGCGCGGCGGACGGCCCGAACGGCTACGTGATGGTCGACGAGTTCCAGGACACCAACGCCGACCAGTGGCGCGTCGTCCGTGCGTTGGCCGCACCCGATCCCCACGAAGTAGACACGACGAACCTGTTCGTCGTCGGCGACGACAAACAGAGCATCTACCGCTTCCGCGGGGCGGACGTGTCCGTGTTCGACGAGGCGGACAAGACGCTCACAGAAGCAAACGACCGCGCGGGTGTCGCGGCCGATCAGGCACCGCTCACGACTAACTTCCGAACGCTGCCCGAGCCGTTGCACGCGATCAACGGGCTGTTCGACCGCGTGTTCCCACGGGGCGACGGCGGCGATGATGCCCCGACCGCCGACTGGGCCACGACGGATGGGGACGGCACCGTCGCCGCGTTCGAGGCGATGAGTGAGCCGCTGGCGAGTGCACGGCGGTCGACGACCGGGTCCGGCGACCGCATCGACCCGATCGTCGAGTACATGCCGGTCCCTGTCGACGGCGACCAGCAGACCGACCTGCTGGCTGACGGCCACCAACTCCGTGCGGAACGGCGCGACGACGGGAACGCCCTAGAGGCCAAGGCGGTCGCGACCCGCGTCGCACAGCTGTTGAGTGACGAGACGACGGTGTTCGAGACAGTCGACAACGATCACCCGGGGTACGATCGGCTCGCGCACGACGACGAGGACGTCCCCGTCGAGCGGATCCGCGACGTCGCCCCCGACGACGTTGCCATCCTGTTGAGTTCCCGCGGCGGACTCGACGAGTACGAGCGCGAGCTCCGCGAGTTGGGCGTGCCCTACACCGTGATCAAGGGTGCCGGCCTGTTCGACTCGCCCGAGGTCACGACGCTGGTGAACCTTTTGCGCGTCCTGGTCGACCCGACGAACGACCGTGCGCTGTACGGGCTGCTTCGGTCGCCGATGTTCGGTCGGACGGACGACGCGATCGCCAGGCTCGCGGCCGCCCGCGGCGACGATGAGTCGCTGTGGGGGGCGCTACGGACTGCTCACCACGAGGAGTGGGAGTCGATCGCCGAGGACCTCCGCCGGTTCCGTGCGTACGCGGGCGCGGCAGAACAGGACGAGTACAACCGCGTCGCGACATGGAGCGAACTCCTCACACGGGTTCTCGACGAGACGGGATTCCTCGCGGCTGTCGGCGCGGACGAGCGCGGTGACAAGGCCGTTGCCAACGTCGACGAGTTCCGCTCCCGACTGCGGGCGTTCAGCGAGGACGGCGTCCACAGCCTCGCGGAGCTGCTCGACCGGATCGAGCGGCGTGCCGACGGCGACGCTCGTGACGCCGAGGCGAACGTCGTCGAGTTCGACCACGGCGACGCCGGTGGGGGTGGAGTCGATCTCCTCACTATCCACGAGTCGAAGGGCATGGAGTACGAGGTCGTCGTCGTCCCGAAGCTCGGGCGGAACTTCCAGAGCGCGAGCGGCGCCCGGCTCGCGGAATCGGTCGAGTTCGAACTCGTCGACGGGGACGGCGACCGCGTTCCGTTGTTCGGGATCAAGGGACCCGACCCGGACGACCCGTACGATGATACTGCCACGGTCGCTCGCGACATCGCACAGCAACGCCGGCGGTTTGAGGAACGGGCCGAGCAGAAACGCCTGCTGTACGTCGCGGCGACGCGGGCGCGTGACCACCTGCTCCTCTCGGGTCAGCACAAGGGGGGAGACGACGACTACCCTGCCGGGTTCGAACCGCCGGACCCCGGGAACGCGAAGACGTGGCGCGACTGGGTGCAGGCGGTGTTGTTCGACGGTGTCGGTTGTCCGGGAGCGGACGACGCCGCGGCGGTCGTCGAGGGGCTCCGACGCGACGGCGTGTACGAGCGAGCGCTTCCATACGACCTGCGGGGCGAGCAGGCCGTCGGGACGGTCACTGTTCGCCTCCCGCCTGCGGACGCGACGTACGAGCCGCCCGCTTCGACTGCGGATCTCGGACTCGACGAGTTCGTCGACGGTGTGACGACTCCCGGGCCGACAGTGCTGGAGCTGTCACCGAGTACCTGTACGGGGCTTAGTCAGGGCGAAAAGACGTTGCAGCGGCACGGTGGCCGGATCGTCGCGGTCGACACGGGCGACGCTGTCCATCGTACGGGAGACGGCGGTGAGTCTGAAGGAACGTCGACACCGGGCGATCTCCCGGCGACCGCGTACGGGGAACTCCTCCACCGGCTGTGTGAGGTACAGCCACCGGATGATCGTGTCCACGAGTTCGCACGGGACGTCCTCGCCGAACACGGCGAGCCGGTACCCGCTGATGAGAAGCGTATCGAGGAAGCGATCGACGCCGCGACTCGCACTGCCGGTCGGGCGCGTGCACGGGTCGACGAGGTGCTCAATGCGGTTGACGGGGACGTCCTCGCCCGCTACGACGAGTACCGCCTCGACGTTGCGATCGACGGCGGCGAACTCGAGGTCGACCGCGTCGATCTCGCTGGAGAGATCGACCACCTCGCCGTGACCGACGACACGTACCACGTGTTCGACTACAAGACTGACCGGGCCGGAGCCGAAGACGGCGACGCCTTCGTCGAAAAGCGGATGCAACACCACGAGCCACAGCTGCGTGCCTACGCTGCGGCACTTTCGGCTGCTGACCCGACTCGGGACGTGGTCGTTCGGCTGGTGTTTACCGATCTCGACTGTCGGATCGCGAGGATGGCCGAAACGGACGACGCAGTCTACCGGCTCCTCGATATGCTCGGTGTCCACCTTCGTGAACGTCTGTTAGAGTGAGTGGCTCACGAATGGACGAAAAGACATCATTCTTATTACTCTCGGTTGCTTAACGGTAGCAACGGTTTAGTATGTCTGATACTTCCCGCGACACGCGGACGGCGGAGATCGAGTTGGTCGCGTCAGGCATCCCCGAGTTAGACGATCTGCTCAACGGCGGATACGTCAGGGGCCGAACATATCTTCTCCAGGGCGTTTCGGGAACGGGGAAATCGCTTCTCGGACAGCACTTCCTCCGAACGGGACTCGATGCCGGCGAGACGGTCGTCTACATCCACGGTGAGGAGTCCAAACAGGACATTCTCGTCAACGCGGCACAGTTGGGTGTCGACATCCGGGACGCCGAGTTCCTCGACATCGGGCCCGGGACGGACTTCTTCGCCGAGGACAAGTCGTACAACCTGGTCGAGGCAACCGAGGTCGAATCCGAGCGGTTCACACAGGATATCAAACAGGTGATCGAGGACGTCGACCCGGCACGGATCCTGATCGATCCGATCACCCAACTGCAGTACGTGGAACAGGACCAGTACCAGTACCGGAAGCGGTTGCAATCGCTCATCCGGTTCCTTCGGGACCGCCGGGTGACGACGGTCGCAACGCGAACACTCAACAGGGAGAGTACCCCCGGGACCACGCACGACGACTTCGAATCGCTCAGCGACGGCGTCATCGACCTGTATCTCGACGAGCACGAACGTCGGATCGCCGTCCCGAAACATCGTGGCCTCGGACAGGTGGACGGCACCCACGGGCTCGAGATCCACGAGGACGGGATGGCAGTCTACCCACAGATCATTCCGAAACACGACAAGCGAACGTTCGATCCGGAACTCATCCCGACCGGCCACGACGCCCTCGACGATCTCCTCGGCGGCGGGATCGAACGCGGAACCGTCTCGTTTATCAGCGGTCCGACCGGCATCGGCAAATCGGTCACCGGCGCACAGATACTCTCGGGCATCGCCGAAGACGGGGGGACCGCGCTCGGATACCTGTTCGAGGAGTCCATCGATCAGTTCGTGCATCGTTCGAAGGCCCTCGGACTCCCGATCGACGAGATGCGGGCGCAGGGGTCGCTGCGGCTGACGGAGACCGAACCCCTCGTGCGCTCGGCCGAGGAGTTCGGACAACACGTCCTCGACCAGGCCGACGAGTACGCCCCGGACGCGGTGTTCATCGACGGGTTATCGGGCTACAAGATCTCGCTCCAGGGCGACGATCAACGGCTCGGTCGTCGTCTTCACGGGCTCACCCGGGTGCTCAAGAACCGCGGCATCGCGGTCATCGTCACCGACGAGGCGGACCGCCTCACCGGCATTCCGAAAGCCACCAGTACGAACACGAGCTACATCGCTGACAACATCGTGTTTCTCTCCTACGTGGAGGTCGACGGCGAACTCGACCGGGCGATCGGGGTCATCAAAAAGCGACTGGGGGATTTCGACAACCGATTCCACCGGTTCTCCATCGTGTCCGGCGAGGGGTTGGTCCTCGAGGGGCCGTTCGACAACGTTCGGGGGATCATGCAGGGGACTTCGACGTCTCGCGTCGGGGACGCGCACACCCGCACGACCGATCAGCCATGACCGACCGAGCAAGCGGTCGGGACGGGAGGCGACACACCATACAACTCCTGGTTCGCGGAGACAGCGATCGGGAAGCCCTGGAAGAATTTCTCGACAGACGGTACGACGTCGTCGAGGATGACACGCTCCACCCCGTCGATTGTTACGTCGTCGGTGAGCGGATGGTGCCGCGGTATCGTGACGCGTTGCGGGAGCACAAGAGATCGGCCCATCCGACCTTCACGCCCGTACTGTTGATCCAACAACAGGGATCGAAGGGAACGGTTCCGCTCCCGGCCGAGCAGAACGGCGACGGACCGCCGCTTATCGACGAGGTGATGTCGGCACCCGTCGACCGGCTGACCCTGTTTCGTCGGGTGGAGAACTTGTTGGCCAGGCGCGAACAGTCGGTCGAGTTGTCGGACCGCTATGCGGACATCCAAACTCGATTTCAACGGCTGTTCAATTCGACGAACGACGCGCTCTTCGTCGTTGCCGCCTCCGGAACCGAGATCGTCGAGTGTAATCCGGCCGCGAGTGACCTCGTGGGATACGCACGCGACGAATTGCTGTCGGCGTCCCTCATCGAGACGATCCCCGCCGACGGCCGCGAACAGTTTCGGTCTTTCCTCCGGGACGTACGGGACGCCGGCGAGGGCTCGACCGACGATCTCACGTGTCAAACGAAGGACGGCGAAGATCGCCAGTTGGAGGTGTCGGCTGCGACACTGGAGGATTCCGAACGGTCACCGATAATCATCTCCGCCCGGGACGTGACCGAACGGAAAGCGTACGAGCGGGAGCTCAAACTGAAATCGAGGGCGATGGACGAGGCACCGGTCGGGATCACCATTTCGGATCCCGATCGA
This genomic interval carries:
- a CDS encoding PD-(D/E)XK nuclease family protein, encoding MTRQVHADVCRSAAEQTALERAAAEAPQLPGSVVYLAPPSGDPARIRQTWREIASPIRLRVRTFDGLVTDALERATFRTRNSALTAEARLRLVENAVDGLDDAHPLVSARTTASAQTYSQAENLLSLLEFADITGADAVRDDDRLASIDVRTRDALAELYAAFTAARDDHAAETGTRPSIRSEQYRTVIDHPEALTAELDPATTVVFGGHTVFSALERDLVAAIADGVDHARAILPLAGDPNADRLAGVDRAVERASVAYEDAGFEFGRSPTTKPSELLVERLYRFDDRTPLPTTVVEAAGLDCRHYPTADHELRGAFRQVADWVEAGTSSSEIAVVVPDLASCTEQVAEAAAQYGLAPHISREVGLANTELGEVLVNAFRLDDDATVRDLIRLVDSPLVDPDWPDEPVDAATVLTAGSALEATDLDTLTAHLGTAEPGMADAIAWLRSRCARLADCTPTTAADRLEELLIDLGVLDADAGTDWTLVTDHETGWIAARERAAVRGVRDIVDSFEGIRFPADVPFGERLQTAVDAETVDVDAGTTDDVRVCTPSAAAHLRLETVFVLGLTDDRTPSNPTRLAFARSVNDAHPDFAESDAVQQTRHAIGSQLANADTVVLSRPLYTTDGDETVPADILTELERVTAEEAIPTEQVRDSDVAPRSREDIQRRLASVLDDHSIAHDGVVTAAETEAVAAVAEADAFANAAADPTERLRAGVACAAGRRSPRTTRYDGHLSPETVAQFAAASTPLSPSRVDRYVTCGFKFYARTVLGFEEPDSEPLELDALDSGRLVHNVFARFIGSLQSNLGEPVTVETSQKYHTAMYEAAVTEIERPYVQAHDTAFHDGWLQRLFAGLDPARPNEYDGPDGYEGLLVRALRSLAEETDRFTARPAYVEADVGVEADGPIDGPTAATGRDDDPVTLLASEAVDLVPDAPFRFRGKVDRVDIVPDATPTQITAIDYKTGSHPSVSDVRNGVSFQLPLYLRLLETALDDVETVGAAYYDLDIPTGAGVSKSPFTSRLYTSYGGGTPLQRQRTTGLFDYHRDPDSEPAEGLDMSGSESEADLDPDDRFDDFLHGTLDDRLTTITTAMTEGVYHPTLLGAEAAKCDYCAYADVCDVRHHQRVDRVDDHGLETAYVPDAARPTGGAR
- a CDS encoding UvrD-helicase domain-containing protein; the protein is MIDDERLEPEQLAAKNALDRNVSLRAGAGTGKTTTLTARYVAIVERELATVRERLADGTDTRGEALDHAASIPEHILTTTFTDRAAADLTGTVREEIDAKLSAAEDELTFALWRAVGDALDDAYVQTLHSLCRRVLEERAIGGLDTPRVASDHPLAKYGLTYADLDVGFDVVEGDEAEELAREAAAATLREEETDAIRTLARRYDRDTVEDVCYDLLTASPRSQPYGWLEWMNRIGSAEEYVGEILSLQADPERLRAVWAEIAEPIGVVASLAEEAAGRPTNNVVGPLLEALESTGIDSRAAFDAAPLTDQLATCYAVADAVRTGDGDRYNADWLFPSAYEIDGASESDEHRLYDAVWAIATAVPDGWATTDLDVDAEHASYEYVDAFATVATTAFERYAEAKRRDNVVDFGDLIALANHFLGQLDADARREFGFFPDGAADGPNGYVMVDEFQDTNADQWRVVRALAAPDPHEVDTTNLFVVGDDKQSIYRFRGADVSVFDEADKTLTEANDRAGVAADQAPLTTNFRTLPEPLHAINGLFDRVFPRGDGGDDAPTADWATTDGDGTVAAFEAMSEPLASARRSTTGSGDRIDPIVEYMPVPVDGDQQTDLLADGHQLRAERRDDGNALEAKAVATRVAQLLSDETTVFETVDNDHPGYDRLAHDDEDVPVERIRDVAPDDVAILLSSRGGLDEYERELRELGVPYTVIKGAGLFDSPEVTTLVNLLRVLVDPTNDRALYGLLRSPMFGRTDDAIARLAAARGDDESLWGALRTAHHEEWESIAEDLRRFRAYAGAAEQDEYNRVATWSELLTRVLDETGFLAAVGADERGDKAVANVDEFRSRLRAFSEDGVHSLAELLDRIERRADGDARDAEANVVEFDHGDAGGGGVDLLTIHESKGMEYEVVVVPKLGRNFQSASGARLAESVEFELVDGDGDRVPLFGIKGPDPDDPYDDTATVARDIAQQRRRFEERAEQKRLLYVAATRARDHLLLSGQHKGGDDDYPAGFEPPDPGNAKTWRDWVQAVLFDGVGCPGADDAAAVVEGLRRDGVYERALPYDLRGEQAVGTVTVRLPPADATYEPPASTADLGLDEFVDGVTTPGPTVLELSPSTCTGLSQGEKTLQRHGGRIVAVDTGDAVHRTGDGGESEGTSTPGDLPATAYGELLHRLCEVQPPDDRVHEFARDVLAEHGEPVPADEKRIEEAIDAATRTAGRARARVDEVLNAVDGDVLARYDEYRLDVAIDGGELEVDRVDLAGEIDHLAVTDDTYHVFDYKTDRAGAEDGDAFVEKRMQHHEPQLRAYAAALSAADPTRDVVVRLVFTDLDCRIARMAETDDAVYRLLDMLGVHLRERLLE
- a CDS encoding ATPase domain-containing protein translates to MSDTSRDTRTAEIELVASGIPELDDLLNGGYVRGRTYLLQGVSGTGKSLLGQHFLRTGLDAGETVVYIHGEESKQDILVNAAQLGVDIRDAEFLDIGPGTDFFAEDKSYNLVEATEVESERFTQDIKQVIEDVDPARILIDPITQLQYVEQDQYQYRKRLQSLIRFLRDRRVTTVATRTLNRESTPGTTHDDFESLSDGVIDLYLDEHERRIAVPKHRGLGQVDGTHGLEIHEDGMAVYPQIIPKHDKRTFDPELIPTGHDALDDLLGGGIERGTVSFISGPTGIGKSVTGAQILSGIAEDGGTALGYLFEESIDQFVHRSKALGLPIDEMRAQGSLRLTETEPLVRSAEEFGQHVLDQADEYAPDAVFIDGLSGYKISLQGDDQRLGRRLHGLTRVLKNRGIAVIVTDEADRLTGIPKATSTNTSYIADNIVFLSYVEVDGELDRAIGVIKKRLGDFDNRFHRFSIVSGEGLVLEGPFDNVRGIMQGTSTSRVGDAHTRTTDQP